Proteins co-encoded in one Candidatus Atribacteria bacterium ADurb.Bin276 genomic window:
- the metG_1 gene encoding Methionine--tRNA ligase encodes MNSNSFYITTPIYYVNDVPHIGHAYTTCAADILARYHRLLGEKVFFVTGTDEHGQKIEKAAAAQNITPQALVDRVILRFQELWKKMEISNDDFIRTTESRHLETVKELFLTLQKKGDVYKGEYEGWYCIPCETFWPENQLDDRLVCPDCGRPLEKVREESYFFALSRYEKPLLDYFESHPDFVMPESRYNEIVSFIKSGLKDQSISRLGLNWGIPVPGDEKHALYVWFDALINYLTVVSYGRNSEKFDLFWPSVHHLVGKDILRFHSVLWPGMLLAAGLSLPKRIFAHGWWTVDGEKMSKSRGNVVDPHLMIEKYGLDRFRYFIMREVSFGLDGDFSEKSLVERTNSDLSDNFGNLVHRTLNMAWKYFNGKVPKPDDSTEPEWKELMKEVLKNLAYYMDKFAFAQALESIWKLVHYCNRYIEKKAPWVLNKDQDKRKELNQVMYLLLDSCRILALMTYPFIPSTAVQLWDQLGFKIPLTSMTLDQEVIWNQNPSLFELEKPIPLFPRIL; translated from the coding sequence ATGAACTCGAATAGTTTTTACATAACAACACCGATCTATTACGTCAATGATGTGCCTCATATTGGACATGCTTATACAACCTGTGCTGCTGATATTTTAGCTCGATATCATCGATTGTTAGGAGAAAAAGTCTTTTTCGTTACTGGAACCGACGAGCACGGGCAAAAAATTGAAAAAGCAGCAGCCGCACAAAATATTACCCCTCAAGCCTTGGTTGATCGAGTCATCCTCCGTTTTCAAGAGCTGTGGAAAAAGATGGAAATCTCCAATGATGATTTTATTCGAACCACTGAATCACGGCATTTAGAAACAGTAAAAGAATTATTTCTCACTCTTCAAAAAAAGGGAGATGTCTATAAGGGAGAGTATGAAGGTTGGTATTGTATTCCCTGCGAAACCTTTTGGCCAGAAAATCAGCTGGATGACCGTCTAGTTTGTCCCGATTGTGGACGTCCTCTTGAAAAGGTTCGCGAGGAGAGCTACTTTTTTGCTCTTTCGCGGTACGAAAAGCCACTTTTAGATTATTTTGAATCACACCCTGACTTTGTGATGCCGGAATCCCGTTATAATGAGATCGTTAGTTTTATTAAGAGTGGGTTAAAAGATCAGAGCATATCCCGGCTTGGTTTGAATTGGGGAATTCCCGTTCCTGGGGACGAAAAGCATGCCTTATATGTTTGGTTTGATGCTCTTATTAATTACTTAACTGTTGTTAGCTATGGCAGGAATTCCGAAAAATTTGATCTTTTTTGGCCGTCAGTCCATCATTTGGTAGGAAAGGATATTCTTCGTTTTCATTCGGTACTCTGGCCAGGGATGTTGTTAGCGGCAGGATTATCTTTACCAAAAAGAATATTTGCCCATGGCTGGTGGACTGTAGATGGCGAAAAGATGTCTAAATCTCGTGGAAATGTAGTCGATCCTCATCTTATGATTGAAAAATACGGGCTTGACCGCTTTCGTTATTTTATTATGAGGGAAGTTAGCTTTGGTCTCGATGGAGATTTTTCTGAAAAGAGTTTGGTGGAACGTACCAACTCTGATTTATCCGATAATTTTGGAAATCTCGTTCACCGAACCTTGAATATGGCCTGGAAATACTTTAACGGAAAAGTTCCTAAGCCCGATGATTCAACTGAACCAGAATGGAAAGAGCTCATGAAAGAAGTGTTAAAAAATCTGGCGTATTATATGGATAAGTTTGCTTTTGCCCAAGCTTTGGAGAGTATTTGGAAATTGGTTCATTATTGCAACCGCTATATCGAGAAAAAAGCACCTTGGGTTCTAAATAAAGATCAAGACAAAAGAAAAGAGTTAAATCAAGTCATGTATTTATTATTGGATAGTTGCCGGATATTGGCTCTCATGACTTATCCCTTTATACCTTCAACAGCTGTCCAATTGTGGGATCAGTTAGGCTTTAAAATTCCTCTCACTTCGATGACCTTAGACCAAGAGGTGATTTGGAATCAGAATCCAAGTCTTTTTGAATTGGAAAAACCGATTCCACTTTTCCC
- a CDS encoding bicyclomycin/multidrug efflux system, translated as MLTKKDYSFNFIVGSLDYAFFSLGTAVASITTLLPLFARNLGATNVEIGLIPALYYLGLSIPSLFNGLYSSRIDRKLTFILKFTLMERLPYLGIALIAFFLVGINTSFSLTLFFLLLAVSFCAMGIITPVWMEMVGKVIDPLRKGAFFAVGNGVGALMGIWGSRLAEKFIVKYPFAKNFGYCFLVTIGAMLISYIFLALTREEKEKLLKTPSHYIKSLFNILKKDRNFRGFSVARIFLAMGVMGGSFYTVHTLENLHVTGAIVARYNAVFLASQALSNFIWGPLGDRKGHKFVLLLGCISLLASNLVAITVKSSTGFFLAFALFGIYWSAIWVGGIAIIIDFGSKELKSMYIGLGYFISTFPSFFTPIIGGKIADFYGYQKVFWISLIINLIAFVLLLGIKEPRVFKESELD; from the coding sequence TTGCTTACAAAGAAGGATTATTCTTTTAATTTTATAGTCGGATCTCTCGATTATGCGTTTTTTAGCTTGGGTACAGCGGTGGCATCCATAACTACATTGCTTCCTTTGTTTGCCAGGAATCTTGGTGCAACCAATGTCGAAATCGGCTTAATACCTGCTCTTTATTATTTGGGACTTTCGATTCCTTCGCTTTTTAATGGTTTGTACTCTTCTCGAATCGATCGAAAACTGACCTTTATTTTAAAATTTACCCTGATGGAAAGGCTTCCCTATTTGGGAATTGCCCTGATTGCCTTTTTTTTAGTTGGCATAAACACAAGCTTCTCACTCACTCTTTTTTTTCTATTGTTGGCTGTTTCTTTTTGTGCCATGGGTATCATTACTCCAGTTTGGATGGAAATGGTTGGCAAGGTGATTGATCCTTTGCGAAAAGGAGCTTTTTTTGCCGTTGGGAATGGAGTTGGAGCTTTAATGGGAATTTGGGGTTCCCGTTTAGCCGAAAAATTTATTGTTAAATACCCATTTGCCAAAAATTTTGGGTATTGTTTTTTAGTTACTATAGGTGCCATGTTGATATCTTACATATTTTTGGCACTCACCAGGGAAGAAAAAGAAAAACTACTTAAAACTCCATCTCACTATATAAAATCACTTTTTAATATACTTAAAAAGGATCGAAATTTCAGAGGTTTTTCTGTGGCGAGGATTTTTTTAGCCATGGGAGTCATGGGTGGATCTTTTTATACCGTCCATACCCTGGAAAACCTTCACGTTACAGGAGCTATAGTTGCCAGATATAATGCGGTTTTTTTAGCTTCCCAGGCTTTGAGTAATTTTATTTGGGGACCATTGGGTGACCGGAAAGGCCACAAATTCGTTCTTCTTTTAGGGTGTATTTCTTTGCTGGCAAGCAATTTGGTGGCGATTACCGTGAAGAGTTCCACTGGTTTCTTTTTGGCTTTTGCCCTTTTTGGTATTTACTGGAGTGCAATTTGGGTGGGCGGGATCGCCATTATTATTGATTTTGGCAGCAAAGAACTCAAGAGTATGTATATCGGGCTGGGTTATTTTATTTCTACCTTCCCGTCTTTTTTTACCCCAATTATTGGTGGAAAAATTGCTGATTTCTACGGTTATCAAAAGGTTTTCTGGATTTCTTTGATCATTAACCTTATTGCTTTTGTTCTCTTGCTGGGGATTAAAGAACCCCGAGTTTTTAAAGAATCTGAATTGGATTGA
- the mepA_2 gene encoding Multidrug export protein MepA, producing the protein MKVGHQTDFTTGNIPKQLITFSIPMLLGNILQTLYTTVDSIWVGRFLGPEALGAVSVSNPVAFVIIAFVLGLGMAVNIMVAQYLGAKKHLELKNTIGTSLTLFTLIGAILTVIGLIFHQDILEIIQTPETILPLASSYLYIYFWGLIFVFLYNTIGGILRGLGDSKTPLLLLVYSTIINIILDPFLIIGIPPFPKMGVAGASLATIIAQAFSGLLGIFYIYRMNLFHFTRDFLSPKIELIKVMLKIGLPAGAQQTFVSLGFLVLTAFVNGFGDKVVAAYGAAGRTDNFSFLPAMTFSLAISSMAGQNLGARDITRAKEVARWGATISVLFAIPISIFVYLFADTLLRIFTTDSEVIRIGVSYLRIIAFTYIPFSAMFAYNGFLRGAGDTMQTMINTLLSLWVIRIPVAKILSMNHLLGINGVWIGFAIGPIAGFLLAYGYFRTGKWKNKIIVNSFYRNENL; encoded by the coding sequence ATGAAAGTAGGTCATCAAACTGATTTCACCACCGGGAATATCCCTAAACAATTAATTACCTTCTCAATCCCTATGCTCTTAGGAAATATTCTCCAAACCCTTTATACAACTGTTGACAGCATTTGGGTGGGACGCTTTCTTGGTCCTGAAGCATTAGGTGCCGTTTCAGTAAGTAATCCAGTCGCTTTTGTCATTATTGCCTTTGTACTTGGTTTAGGTATGGCTGTCAATATTATGGTTGCCCAATATTTAGGAGCAAAAAAACACCTTGAACTGAAAAATACCATTGGAACTTCGTTGACGCTTTTCACTCTCATTGGTGCCATTCTGACCGTAATCGGTCTTATTTTCCACCAGGACATATTAGAGATCATCCAAACTCCAGAAACCATCTTGCCTTTGGCTTCATCCTATCTCTATATATATTTTTGGGGATTAATTTTTGTTTTTCTTTACAACACCATTGGAGGAATATTAAGAGGTTTAGGTGATTCAAAAACCCCTCTCCTTCTTCTGGTTTATTCAACCATTATTAATATCATACTCGATCCATTTCTTATCATTGGAATCCCGCCTTTTCCTAAGATGGGAGTTGCCGGCGCATCCTTAGCAACCATTATTGCTCAGGCTTTCTCCGGTCTCCTCGGTATTTTTTATATTTATCGGATGAATCTTTTCCATTTTACTCGGGATTTTCTTTCCCCAAAAATTGAACTCATCAAAGTTATGCTTAAAATCGGTTTACCTGCTGGAGCTCAACAGACCTTTGTGTCTCTTGGCTTCTTAGTGCTGACTGCTTTTGTAAATGGCTTTGGCGATAAAGTTGTCGCTGCTTATGGCGCAGCTGGAAGAACTGATAATTTTTCTTTTCTTCCGGCAATGACTTTCAGTTTGGCTATCTCATCAATGGCTGGTCAAAATTTGGGAGCAAGAGATATTACCCGAGCCAAAGAAGTGGCACGCTGGGGAGCTACTATTTCAGTTCTTTTTGCGATACCTATTTCGATATTTGTCTATCTTTTCGCCGATACCTTGTTGAGAATTTTCACCACTGATTCTGAGGTTATTCGAATCGGTGTCTCCTACCTGAGAATAATCGCTTTTACTTACATCCCCTTTTCAGCAATGTTTGCTTATAATGGTTTTCTTCGAGGAGCCGGGGATACTATGCAGACGATGATCAACACTCTTCTCTCCTTGTGGGTCATCCGAATCCCGGTAGCAAAAATTCTTTCAATGAATCATTTATTAGGAATCAATGGGGTCTGGATAGGTTTTGCTATTGGTCCTATAGCCGGATTTTTACTGGCTTACGGATACTTTCGGACTGGGAAATGGAAAAACAAAATTATCGTCAATTCTTTCTATAGAAACGAAAACCTTTGA